One genomic segment of Hemibagrus wyckioides isolate EC202008001 linkage group LG08, SWU_Hwy_1.0, whole genome shotgun sequence includes these proteins:
- the sh3tc2 gene encoding SH3 domain and tetratricopeptide repeat-containing protein 2 isoform X4 has translation MKDEHIGRNQQDRDISTPDLNTLWEEPHYANELFPGNDVMATGDEEVETEAEVEGEGITGESYWKRKEALSTVSLAVGDHFSSDVILLFSGRRRSNLEPDCVLQEALRTRLRVVESNSQDVIQLFKDLSARLVSVHAEKDHFVITFKTVEEIWKFSTYLALGYVARCLENFLCDQTVWLDPVLLSDVEICVTVNEEHLATLYLGLLLQEGSFFAKALVNSEQCIEEEDELVYKKNDLVMVKDIGQQSMWEGTLLSTGQHGLVPVHAMQPLPYPFYQWFLRKYHGNAGGFSSTKGQTDQPIVTGTCVAVVDYCPMVKDELHLSQGDLIEVEGFLISSLNTFIGRHLSSGQIGFVHMAHVKPEDIKPLSGQLVFLSEEERVALSQFNPWTEKCHTGLLDKLFSTDISTVYRLDRLDDFDFTYIRNQPKQEQKTPVDARKSIILEHINTPPYHSSPRPSFYASQSCLDRDNEAFSLSLEDTFREMDEYEEDPPFMDEGIWETEEAEIVDPILTLLNLDHFQDSFYAFYDLSYSFLDTVFGGLQVDEVLLHLESLREGAKKGRMVWAHRRACFLLGRLCAKKLKYSQARVYFEEALNVPVEGFNDKPLLIALYTNLTAVYLKQKMTDKLPYTLEKASALILCLPLHNFCSLDEFELLKPILRKAIVDNDKYLEARSCYLILCLFLQNRKIEEALPFVERLQFLNLTLSAEEGRPIGPVDLNWILCRLYHKKYLPYLVLASLSLDSSQDHSLDNAFQKIELFLKNSVRLNPRWKDGSALLPVQVVVYLQQALSIANCGEHLKTQRDLCLSLASVYQQYGTLEKAVRYAQQAVQAGSHINEEEGFEASVLLAWLLVLTEEPDRAQSILEPLLKSLYKTDSPTQCGVVHNLLALCLHKQGKVREAARNFHCALKISQENGNKHNEALALANLGCLALSVGAPGLAESFLLRSLNLFQFLSESPSDEEHVQTLLWLGRSYKDRGESQKVRLCYEMGLLIAISAKNLHSQMVVAKVLSRLYADLMLYGQCIIYYEHCVGLSRELKDKRLEGEYLEVLSNLYLSLNTEKSSRKSLDYTKQSLRISIDLGKKQEESETWLQVGRIYYLIHEDELADMYLQAAVKTALKINDPCFAMNIYEEAGDVFFKGHRNRLAAVSFFRDGALPFARCLKDVHSEFRLLSKLSELLLKEAQHQEALKYATLAVQISTSTGVHLNERVSYHRLSSIYFTLEQYEMAENYYLKALSLSPPVLEHAEEARYYVKVYCRLADLTLHKLKDAFDAMGYFHLALAAALEDGGSLQARYIIYMKLAEIHANYLPDAELSQRYMDSAWSLKRELAGHTDSSDTDEEYIIHAATENDDAKLTTYSIDGSRSSDFSSRSSTLVGSDMMDTSCTITAQKEAGIGTDYICGEDMETCGPRQHTTSETRHTNERLCTSHTDSSLLCTEF, from the exons ATGAAGGACGAACACATCGGCAGGAACCAGCAGGACAGAG ATATATCAACTCCTGATCTGAATACGTTATGGGAAGAGCCCCATTATGCCAATGAGCTCTTTCCAGGAAATGATGTCATGGCCACTG GAGATGAGGAAGTGGAAACAGAGGCTGAGGTAGAGGGTGAGGGGATCACCGGTGAGAGTTACTGGAAGAGGAAGGAAGCTCTCAGCACTGTCTCCTTGGCTGTAGGAGATCACTTCTCTTCAG ATGTGATACTGCTATTCAGTGGGAGAAGACGTTCCAATTTGGAGCCAGACTGTGTGCTGCAGGAGGCACTACGCACTAGGCTAAGGGTTGTAGAGAGCAACAGCCAAGATGTTATTCAGCTTTTTAAA GATCTCTCTGCACGCTTGGTTTCAGTGCATGCTGAAAAAGATCATTTTGTTATTACCTTTAAGACAGTGGAGGAAATCTGGAAGTTCTCTACATACCTGGCTCTAG GATATGTTGCAAGATGTTTGGAGAACTTTCTGTGTGACCAGACTGTCTGGCTGGACCCTGTTTTGCTTAGTGATGTGGAAATTTGTGTGACAGTAAATGAGGAACATCTAGCAACCCTCTATCTGGGGCTCTTACTTCAAGAAG GTTCATTCTTTGCAAAAGCTCTGGTTAACAGTGAGCAATGTATAGAGGAAGAAGATGAATTGGTCTACAAGAAGAATGACCTTGTTATGGTGAAGGATATTGGACAGCAGTCCATGTGGGAGGGAACCCTGCTTTCTACCGGTCAGCATGGCCTAGTGCCTGTTCATGCAATGCAGCCTCTGCCATACCCTTTTTACCA GTGGTTTCTTAGGAAGTACCATGGCAATGCAGGAGGGTTTTCATCCACAAAAGGACAAACTGACCAAcctatag TAACAGGAACTTGTGTAGCAGTAGTGGACTATTGCCCAATGGTTAAAGATGAACTACACCTCAGTCAAGGAGATCTGATAGAAGTTGAAGGCTTCCTTATTAGCTCACTGAACACGTTCATTGGAAGACACCTCTCTAGTGGACAGATAGGATTTGTTCACATGGCCCATGTGAAACCTGAAGATATCAAGCCACT CAGTGGACAATTGGTCTTTCTGAGTGAGGAGGAGAGAGTGGCTCTCTCGCAGTTTAACCCCTGGACTGAAAAGTGCCACACTGGTCTATTGGACAAACTCTTCTCCACTGACATCAGCACTGTATACAGATTAG ACAGACTGGATGACTTCGATTTTACCTATATCCGAAACCAACCGAAACAAG AACAGAAAACCCCAGTAGATGCCAGGAAAAGCATTATACTGGAACATATCAACACCCCACCCTATCACTCCTCCCCACGACCTTCCTTCTATGCTTCTCAGAGTTGTCTAGACAGGGACAATGAAGCCTTCTCCCTCAGCCTGGAGGACACTTTCCGAGAGATGGATGAGTATGAGGAAGATCCACCCTTTATGGATGAAGGCATCTGGGAAACTGAAGAAGCTGAGATTGTTGACCCCATCTTAACCCTCCTCAACTTGGACCACTTCCAGGACtctttttatgcattttatgaCCTCTCCTACTCCTTCTTGGACACAGTCTTTGGTGGGCTTCAAGTGGATGAGGTGCTCCTGCACCTGGAGAGCTTGCGAGAAGGAGCAAAGAAAGGCAGAATGGTGTGGGCCCATCGGCGAGCCTGCTTCCTTCTAGGCAGATTATGTGCTAAAAAGCTTAAGTACTCTCAGGCTCGAGTCTACTTTGAAGAGGCATTGAATGTCCCTGTAGAGGGCTTTAATGACAAACCACTGTTGATTGCTCTGTATACTAACCTTACAGCTGTGTACCTGAAGCAAAAGATGACAGATAAACTGCCTTATACATTAGAGAAAGCAAGTGCTCTTATACTGTGCCTTCCCCTTCATAACTTCTGCTCTCTAGATGAGTTTGAACTGCTCAAGCCCATTCTACGCAAAGCTATTGTTGATAATGATAAGTACCTTGAGGCACGGAGTTGCTATCTAATCCTCTGTCTATTTCTGCAGAACAGAAAGATTGAGGAGGCCTTGCCTTTTGTGGAAAGACTTCAGTTTCTCAATCTCACTCTCTCAGCAGAAGAAGGAAGGCCTATAGGGCCAGTTGACCTTAACTGGATACTATGCAGGCTCTACCACAAGAAATATCTTCCATACCTTGTATTAGCCTCGCTCAGTCTAGATTCAAGTCAGGATCATTCTTTGGATAATGCTTTTCAAAAGATTGAACTTTTCTTGAAGAACTCAGTCAGACTGAATCCTCGTTGGAAGGATGGCTCTGCTCTGCTCCCAGTCCAGGTTGTAGTTTACCTTCAGCAGGCATTGTCTATAGCCAACTGTGGTGAACACCTGAAGACCCAGAGAGATCTTTGTCTGAGTTTGGCAAGTGTCTACCAGCAGTATGGAACTTTGGAGAAGGCAGTTCGCTATGCCCAACAAGCAGTGCAGGCAGGAAGTCACATTAATGAGGAGGAGGGTTTTGAGGCATCAGTGCTGCTGGCCTGGCTCTTAGTGCTCACAGAGGAACCAGATAGAGCCCAATCTATTTTGGAACCTCTCCTAAAGTCACTGTATAAAACTGACAGTCCAACCCAGTGTGGGGTAGTCCACAATCTACTTGCGCTATGTCTTCATAAACAGGGGAAGGTCAGAGAAGCAGCAAGGAACTTTCACTGTGCTCTCAAAATTTCACAAGAAAATGGGAACAAGCATAATGAAGCTCTAGCTCTGGCTAACCTGGGGTGCCTTGCCTTATCAGTTGGGGCTCCAGGCCTGGCAGAAAGTTTCTTGCTCAGATCTCTGAACCTTTTCCAGTTTCTTTCTGAGAGCCCCTCAGATGAAGAGCATGTTCAGACTTTGCTGTGGCTAGGTAGAAGCTACAAAGATAGAGGAGAAAGTCAAAAGGTTAGGCTGTGCTATGAGATGGGTCTTCTGATTGCCATCAGTGCCAAGAACCTGCACA GTCAGATGGTTGTTGCAAAGGTGCTCAGTCGTCTATATGCTGACTTAATGTTGTATGGGCAATGTATAATTTACTATGAGCACTGTGTGGGGCTTTCCAGAGAACTGAAGGATAAACGTCTGGAGGGAGAGTACCTGGAGGTTCTCAGTAATCTCTACCTTTCACTTAACACTGAGAA GTCCTCGCGGAAGTCTCTGGACTACACTAAGCAAAGTCTAAGGATTTCCATTGACTTAGGAAAGAAACAGGAGGAATCAGAGACATGGCTACAGGTGGGCCGAATCTACTACTTGATCCATGAGGATGAACTGGCAGACATGTATCTTCAG GCAGCTGTAAAGACAGCTCTAAAGATTAATGATCCATGCTTTGCTATGAACATTTATGAAGAGGCTGGAGATGTCTTCTTCAAAGGACATAGAAACCGACTGGCTGCCGTTTCATTTTTTAGA GATGGGGCTCTGCCATTTGCAAGATGTCTCAAGGATGTGCATTCAGAGTTCAGGCTTTTGTCTAAACTCTCTGAATTGCTACTGAAAGAAGCTCAGCACCAGGAGGCCTTGAAGTATGCTACACTTGCAGTGCAAATCAGCACCTCAACTG GTGTACACCTAAATGAGAGGGTGTCTTACCATCGCCTGTCTTCAATCTACTTCACTCTGGAGCAGTATGAGATGGCTGAGAATTACTATTTGAaggctctgtctctctctccccctgtacTGGAGCATGCAGAAGAGGCCCGCTACTATGTTAAAGTGTACTGCAGACTAGCTGATCTGACCCTACATAAGCTAAAG GATGCTTTTGATGCCATGGGATATTTCCACTTAGCCCTTGCAGCAGCTCTGGAAGATGGAGGGAGTCTTCAGGCCAGGTACATAATTTACATGAAGCTGGCAGAGATCCATGCTAACTATTTACCTGATGCGGAGCTGAGCCAGAGATATATGGATAGTGCATGGAGCCTAAAGAGGGAGCTAGCAGGGCACACAGACTCTAGTGACACAGACGAGGAATATATTATCCATGCTGCTACAGAGAATGATGATGCCAAGTTGACCACTTATTCCATTGATGGGTCAAGGAGCTCAGACTTCAGCAGTAGGAGCAGTACTCTTGTAGGCTCAGACATGATGGACACTAGCTGTACAATAACTGCTCAGAAGGAAGCTGGAATAGGGACTGATTACATCTGTGGAGAAGATATGGAGACATGTGGACCTAGACAGCATACAACTTCTGAAACAAGACACACTAATGAAAGGCTCTGTACCAGCCACACAGATTCTAGCTTACTATGTACAGAATTTTGA
- the sh3tc2 gene encoding SH3 domain and tetratricopeptide repeat-containing protein 2 isoform X3, with protein MACCCCPAPCLRNCFLLSDISTPDLNTLWEEPHYANELFPGNDVMATGDEEVETEAEVEGEGITGESYWKRKEALSTVSLAVGDHFSSDVILLFSGRRRSNLEPDCVLQEALRTRLRVVESNSQDVIQLFKDLSARLVSVHAEKDHFVITFKTVEEIWKFSTYLALGYVARCLENFLCDQTVWLDPVLLSDVEICVTVNEEHLATLYLGLLLQEGSFFAKALVNSEQCIEEEDELVYKKNDLVMVKDIGQQSMWEGTLLSTGQHGLVPVHAMQPLPYPFYQWFLRKYHGNAGGFSSTKGQTDQPIVTGTCVAVVDYCPMVKDELHLSQGDLIEVEGFLISSLNTFIGRHLSSGQIGFVHMAHVKPEDIKPLSGQLVFLSEEERVALSQFNPWTEKCHTGLLDKLFSTDISTVYRLDRLDDFDFTYIRNQPKQEQKTPVDARKSIILEHINTPPYHSSPRPSFYASQSCLDRDNEAFSLSLEDTFREMDEYEEDPPFMDEGIWETEEAEIVDPILTLLNLDHFQDSFYAFYDLSYSFLDTVFGGLQVDEVLLHLESLREGAKKGRMVWAHRRACFLLGRLCAKKLKYSQARVYFEEALNVPVEGFNDKPLLIALYTNLTAVYLKQKMTDKLPYTLEKASALILCLPLHNFCSLDEFELLKPILRKAIVDNDKYLEARSCYLILCLFLQNRKIEEALPFVERLQFLNLTLSAEEGRPIGPVDLNWILCRLYHKKYLPYLVLASLSLDSSQDHSLDNAFQKIELFLKNSVRLNPRWKDGSALLPVQVVVYLQQALSIANCGEHLKTQRDLCLSLASVYQQYGTLEKAVRYAQQAVQAGSHINEEEGFEASVLLAWLLVLTEEPDRAQSILEPLLKSLYKTDSPTQCGVVHNLLALCLHKQGKVREAARNFHCALKISQENGNKHNEALALANLGCLALSVGAPGLAESFLLRSLNLFQFLSESPSDEEHVQTLLWLGRSYKDRGESQKVRLCYEMGLLIAISAKNLHSQMVVAKVLSRLYADLMLYGQCIIYYEHCVGLSRELKDKRLEGEYLEVLSNLYLSLNTEKSSRKSLDYTKQSLRISIDLGKKQEESETWLQVGRIYYLIHEDELADMYLQAAVKTALKINDPCFAMNIYEEAGDVFFKGHRNRLAAVSFFRDGALPFARCLKDVHSEFRLLSKLSELLLKEAQHQEALKYATLAVQISTSTGVHLNERVSYHRLSSIYFTLEQYEMAENYYLKALSLSPPVLEHAEEARYYVKVYCRLADLTLHKLKDAFDAMGYFHLALAAALEDGGSLQARYIIYMKLAEIHANYLPDAELSQRYMDSAWSLKRELAGHTDSSDTDEEYIIHAATENDDAKLTTYSIDGSRSSDFSSRSSTLVGSDMMDTSCTITAQKEAGIGTDYICGEDMETCGPRQHTTSETRHTNERLCTSHTDSSLLCTEF; from the exons ATGGCATGCTGCTGCTGTCCAGCTCCGTGTCTGAGAAACTGCTTCTTGCTTTCAG ATATATCAACTCCTGATCTGAATACGTTATGGGAAGAGCCCCATTATGCCAATGAGCTCTTTCCAGGAAATGATGTCATGGCCACTG GAGATGAGGAAGTGGAAACAGAGGCTGAGGTAGAGGGTGAGGGGATCACCGGTGAGAGTTACTGGAAGAGGAAGGAAGCTCTCAGCACTGTCTCCTTGGCTGTAGGAGATCACTTCTCTTCAG ATGTGATACTGCTATTCAGTGGGAGAAGACGTTCCAATTTGGAGCCAGACTGTGTGCTGCAGGAGGCACTACGCACTAGGCTAAGGGTTGTAGAGAGCAACAGCCAAGATGTTATTCAGCTTTTTAAA GATCTCTCTGCACGCTTGGTTTCAGTGCATGCTGAAAAAGATCATTTTGTTATTACCTTTAAGACAGTGGAGGAAATCTGGAAGTTCTCTACATACCTGGCTCTAG GATATGTTGCAAGATGTTTGGAGAACTTTCTGTGTGACCAGACTGTCTGGCTGGACCCTGTTTTGCTTAGTGATGTGGAAATTTGTGTGACAGTAAATGAGGAACATCTAGCAACCCTCTATCTGGGGCTCTTACTTCAAGAAG GTTCATTCTTTGCAAAAGCTCTGGTTAACAGTGAGCAATGTATAGAGGAAGAAGATGAATTGGTCTACAAGAAGAATGACCTTGTTATGGTGAAGGATATTGGACAGCAGTCCATGTGGGAGGGAACCCTGCTTTCTACCGGTCAGCATGGCCTAGTGCCTGTTCATGCAATGCAGCCTCTGCCATACCCTTTTTACCA GTGGTTTCTTAGGAAGTACCATGGCAATGCAGGAGGGTTTTCATCCACAAAAGGACAAACTGACCAAcctatag TAACAGGAACTTGTGTAGCAGTAGTGGACTATTGCCCAATGGTTAAAGATGAACTACACCTCAGTCAAGGAGATCTGATAGAAGTTGAAGGCTTCCTTATTAGCTCACTGAACACGTTCATTGGAAGACACCTCTCTAGTGGACAGATAGGATTTGTTCACATGGCCCATGTGAAACCTGAAGATATCAAGCCACT CAGTGGACAATTGGTCTTTCTGAGTGAGGAGGAGAGAGTGGCTCTCTCGCAGTTTAACCCCTGGACTGAAAAGTGCCACACTGGTCTATTGGACAAACTCTTCTCCACTGACATCAGCACTGTATACAGATTAG ACAGACTGGATGACTTCGATTTTACCTATATCCGAAACCAACCGAAACAAG AACAGAAAACCCCAGTAGATGCCAGGAAAAGCATTATACTGGAACATATCAACACCCCACCCTATCACTCCTCCCCACGACCTTCCTTCTATGCTTCTCAGAGTTGTCTAGACAGGGACAATGAAGCCTTCTCCCTCAGCCTGGAGGACACTTTCCGAGAGATGGATGAGTATGAGGAAGATCCACCCTTTATGGATGAAGGCATCTGGGAAACTGAAGAAGCTGAGATTGTTGACCCCATCTTAACCCTCCTCAACTTGGACCACTTCCAGGACtctttttatgcattttatgaCCTCTCCTACTCCTTCTTGGACACAGTCTTTGGTGGGCTTCAAGTGGATGAGGTGCTCCTGCACCTGGAGAGCTTGCGAGAAGGAGCAAAGAAAGGCAGAATGGTGTGGGCCCATCGGCGAGCCTGCTTCCTTCTAGGCAGATTATGTGCTAAAAAGCTTAAGTACTCTCAGGCTCGAGTCTACTTTGAAGAGGCATTGAATGTCCCTGTAGAGGGCTTTAATGACAAACCACTGTTGATTGCTCTGTATACTAACCTTACAGCTGTGTACCTGAAGCAAAAGATGACAGATAAACTGCCTTATACATTAGAGAAAGCAAGTGCTCTTATACTGTGCCTTCCCCTTCATAACTTCTGCTCTCTAGATGAGTTTGAACTGCTCAAGCCCATTCTACGCAAAGCTATTGTTGATAATGATAAGTACCTTGAGGCACGGAGTTGCTATCTAATCCTCTGTCTATTTCTGCAGAACAGAAAGATTGAGGAGGCCTTGCCTTTTGTGGAAAGACTTCAGTTTCTCAATCTCACTCTCTCAGCAGAAGAAGGAAGGCCTATAGGGCCAGTTGACCTTAACTGGATACTATGCAGGCTCTACCACAAGAAATATCTTCCATACCTTGTATTAGCCTCGCTCAGTCTAGATTCAAGTCAGGATCATTCTTTGGATAATGCTTTTCAAAAGATTGAACTTTTCTTGAAGAACTCAGTCAGACTGAATCCTCGTTGGAAGGATGGCTCTGCTCTGCTCCCAGTCCAGGTTGTAGTTTACCTTCAGCAGGCATTGTCTATAGCCAACTGTGGTGAACACCTGAAGACCCAGAGAGATCTTTGTCTGAGTTTGGCAAGTGTCTACCAGCAGTATGGAACTTTGGAGAAGGCAGTTCGCTATGCCCAACAAGCAGTGCAGGCAGGAAGTCACATTAATGAGGAGGAGGGTTTTGAGGCATCAGTGCTGCTGGCCTGGCTCTTAGTGCTCACAGAGGAACCAGATAGAGCCCAATCTATTTTGGAACCTCTCCTAAAGTCACTGTATAAAACTGACAGTCCAACCCAGTGTGGGGTAGTCCACAATCTACTTGCGCTATGTCTTCATAAACAGGGGAAGGTCAGAGAAGCAGCAAGGAACTTTCACTGTGCTCTCAAAATTTCACAAGAAAATGGGAACAAGCATAATGAAGCTCTAGCTCTGGCTAACCTGGGGTGCCTTGCCTTATCAGTTGGGGCTCCAGGCCTGGCAGAAAGTTTCTTGCTCAGATCTCTGAACCTTTTCCAGTTTCTTTCTGAGAGCCCCTCAGATGAAGAGCATGTTCAGACTTTGCTGTGGCTAGGTAGAAGCTACAAAGATAGAGGAGAAAGTCAAAAGGTTAGGCTGTGCTATGAGATGGGTCTTCTGATTGCCATCAGTGCCAAGAACCTGCACA GTCAGATGGTTGTTGCAAAGGTGCTCAGTCGTCTATATGCTGACTTAATGTTGTATGGGCAATGTATAATTTACTATGAGCACTGTGTGGGGCTTTCCAGAGAACTGAAGGATAAACGTCTGGAGGGAGAGTACCTGGAGGTTCTCAGTAATCTCTACCTTTCACTTAACACTGAGAA GTCCTCGCGGAAGTCTCTGGACTACACTAAGCAAAGTCTAAGGATTTCCATTGACTTAGGAAAGAAACAGGAGGAATCAGAGACATGGCTACAGGTGGGCCGAATCTACTACTTGATCCATGAGGATGAACTGGCAGACATGTATCTTCAG GCAGCTGTAAAGACAGCTCTAAAGATTAATGATCCATGCTTTGCTATGAACATTTATGAAGAGGCTGGAGATGTCTTCTTCAAAGGACATAGAAACCGACTGGCTGCCGTTTCATTTTTTAGA GATGGGGCTCTGCCATTTGCAAGATGTCTCAAGGATGTGCATTCAGAGTTCAGGCTTTTGTCTAAACTCTCTGAATTGCTACTGAAAGAAGCTCAGCACCAGGAGGCCTTGAAGTATGCTACACTTGCAGTGCAAATCAGCACCTCAACTG GTGTACACCTAAATGAGAGGGTGTCTTACCATCGCCTGTCTTCAATCTACTTCACTCTGGAGCAGTATGAGATGGCTGAGAATTACTATTTGAaggctctgtctctctctccccctgtacTGGAGCATGCAGAAGAGGCCCGCTACTATGTTAAAGTGTACTGCAGACTAGCTGATCTGACCCTACATAAGCTAAAG GATGCTTTTGATGCCATGGGATATTTCCACTTAGCCCTTGCAGCAGCTCTGGAAGATGGAGGGAGTCTTCAGGCCAGGTACATAATTTACATGAAGCTGGCAGAGATCCATGCTAACTATTTACCTGATGCGGAGCTGAGCCAGAGATATATGGATAGTGCATGGAGCCTAAAGAGGGAGCTAGCAGGGCACACAGACTCTAGTGACACAGACGAGGAATATATTATCCATGCTGCTACAGAGAATGATGATGCCAAGTTGACCACTTATTCCATTGATGGGTCAAGGAGCTCAGACTTCAGCAGTAGGAGCAGTACTCTTGTAGGCTCAGACATGATGGACACTAGCTGTACAATAACTGCTCAGAAGGAAGCTGGAATAGGGACTGATTACATCTGTGGAGAAGATATGGAGACATGTGGACCTAGACAGCATACAACTTCTGAAACAAGACACACTAATGAAAGGCTCTGTACCAGCCACACAGATTCTAGCTTACTATGTACAGAATTTTGA